One genomic segment of Osmia bicornis bicornis chromosome 16, iOsmBic2.1, whole genome shotgun sequence includes these proteins:
- the LOC114880456 gene encoding vacuolar protein sorting-associated protein 33B, whose amino-acid sequence MDITLDDRLNVLQQISQRKFVEILDSIPGTKDLVIEQRLMKILDSFIGVSVLKRYGVEKIYKMEQGLKLSNSQHIFLVSSDLIACKRVLDQIQSEISLNIRPRLQPSHHILVAPFVPTVLDSIIEEEGLSGLVTLQTLCWEFIRLDGNILSLENPMFTDLYYHKDTTLLPALAHCLWSLQLIIGAPKLTVSLGKYSQQVLNIIESMRQCLGSSNIENEIGALILMDRNCDLATSLLTPVTYAGLLQEVVDVNVGTGVLGKSQTKLDPDKDQIYGEVRDTPCSDVFPILHGKAKSLKSEQDAIQTMKLSEMERYVTTRLQKTRDLTRQLAFHISACQLIADTLGSDFQTLQNIEKCVLECKERKECFNHIERYIDDHPLRTLRLLCLLSIASDGLTQSELHSVQKLHLHAHGYKHIPLFYKLQSIGLLKCRAENILHKLPNWTSEWNNNAQKLKLLPSASKQAEQKGRSCPSYVFNNAYIPLIAQILNAIVNQDKEPKNLEEIANLSNCVISGQRGPLLPKMVVICIIGGITYAEVTACRFIEKSTGIRLVLASDSVITGNKMLEKVQEI is encoded by the exons ATGGACATCACTTTGGATGACAGATTAAACGTATTGCAACAAATTAGTCaaagaaaatttgttgaaatattGGACTCGATTCCTGGAACAAAAGACTTGGTGATAGAGCAAAGGCTTATGAAGATCTTGGACAGTTTCATAGGAGTTTCTGTTCTTAA aCGTTATGGAGTTGAAAAGATCTATAAAATGGAACAAGGCTTAAAGCTTTCGAATTCTCAACACATATTTCTAGTTTCAAGCGACCTGATCGCTTGCAAGAGGGTGTTAGATCAAATACAGTCAGAGATTTCTCTGAATATCAGACCGCGCTTGCAGCCGAGTCATCATATACTGGTTGCTCCATTTGTACCCACTGTCCTTGATTCGATTATCGAAGAAGAGG GCTTATCCGGATTGGTTACATTGCAAACACTCTGCTGGGAATTCATAAGATTAGACGGAAACATCTTATCTCTAGAAAATCCTATGTTTACTGATCTTTATTATCACAAAGATACCACCCTACTACCAGCATTGGCGCATTGCTTATGGTCACTGCAACTGATAATTGGTGCACCTAAACTAACAGTGTCCCTTGGGAAGTACAGTCAACAAGTACTGAACATTATCGAGTCAATGAGACAATGTTTAGGCTCGTCaaatatagaaaatgaaataggAGCTTTAATTCTAATGGACAGGAATTGTGATCTAGCCACGTCCCTTTTAACTCCAGTAACCTATGCTGGATTATTACAGGAAGTTGTAGATGTAAACGTTGGAACAGGTGTTTTAGGAAAATCTCAAACCAAATTGGATCCGGATAAAGATCAGATTTATGGAGAAGTTAGGGATACGCCATGCAGTGATGTTTTCCCAATTTTACATGGAAAAGCTAAATCtctaaaat CCGAGCAAGATGCGATACAAACGATGAAGCTGTCCGAAATGGAGAGATACGTGACGACAAGATTACAAAAGACCAGAGATCTAACGCGTCAGCTTGCTTTTCACATTTCTGCCTGCCAGCTTATCGCGGATACATTAGGCTCGGATTTTCAAACTCTGCAGAACATAGAAAAATGTGTGCTTGAATGCAAAGAGAGGAAAGAATGTTTCAATCACATTGAAAGATACATAG ACGATCATCCATTAAGAACTTTGCGTTTGTTATGCCTATTGTCTATCGCTAGTGATGGTCTTACACAGAGTGAATTGCACTCTGTTCAAAAACTTCATCTTCACGCACATGGTTACAAGCATATACCATTATTCTACAAGCTTCAGAGTATAGGTTTACTAAAGTGCAGGGCAGAGAATATCCTGCACAAATTACCGAACTGGACTAGCGAGTGGAATAATAATGCACAAAAATTGAAGCTCTTACCGAGTGCCTCGAAACAAGCTGAACAGAAAGGTCGTTCCTGCCCCAGTTATGTATTCAATAACGCTTACATACCTCTAATC GCTCAAATATTGAATGCTATTGTAAATCAAGATAAGGAGCCGAAAAATCTTGAAGAGATAGCTAATTTATCAAATTGTGTTATAAGCGGTCAACGTGGTCCATTGTTACCAAAGATGGTGGTGATATGTATTATAGGAGGTATCACTTATGCTGAAGTAACAGCTTGCAGATTCATAGAAAAATCAACCGGAATTCGACTAGTTCTTGCGTCTGATAGTGTAATAACTGGTAATAAGATGCTCGAAAAAGTACAAGAAATCTga
- the LOC114880452 gene encoding uncharacterized protein LOC114880452, with amino-acid sequence MADASSSDTTSDCCNEWFSDITSEKSEYIIVGQKPCLSHRRSKRHFLQKLFLREIRGCLSAHNYASEERLFATVPSWRHLPLLHVIPKSALEAGHIVMGLTQCGQFLLTYTYTMDMSGNTSLYKYLLHWWAFTPNHVARKVAEVTLFGNYTIYRELSIVISQWPMERSKLVIHGLCTNWLHLQPTDRAYLTITTVPSLENCKDCLKVAASYEEEGEELAANWDGCVRCNCLQHGLTVHTTYEVISPYPRFRATVCLNYWNHVVVNTGNFLHVLRVDLDIPKSKNQKACDKQDTVVTDTVPLDMSDVEELDYTKVVERYVCSDEKLCTPECAIQSPIIEHDYLEEPIKLNDRLNRDSLNTSIINQSDCVCDINKSADPLTVKSCECMDVSECKCRTASPVSRTEQQAISVRDKILQDFCEDMSQELNIGSDLITLVKHPSCSPRSTPQRLPSDLKAMTTWSSPILTPPSDILKTRNSESSQKSIRTFQRSTSPQPGASEDNNVTSVNSPLHSVSVSPSSSSRLMSPPVTRSFRHPSPRKRSSLHSPPPIVNSTQSRTRPTHKLILEAEKAYEFTDEAQETCEKLSSFRKRRLADKKYEFCDETEDAENIVPFKHIRDQFKHRGCSIHQIPSSPTMSPALTNGKKHWVDSDQSETDDLNMSQDQNGVNDMTTVDSTEKNVLRPLNQNQLPNGGISRERSGKHCFNSSPLVPKINLQYPTIKCTAHFKRSYIELDDEMISVITDVEDEETGGYVSYQCVLPMHVHGSGYVQMQMISNSKAEKLIVPCVSINQLSFDIETFSHHIADWICMRFKKRYWHCSDYDIEIIDVCALSGDIICLLIMKIQASEINNQTQCSQERKQYEVGCKFTWNIDTSQYRITDVLPMEEVKPESWKPNCIDVPNFRTPLWNPTRRLAPKLREKIQQPYAHTVRFLHNEMTLMGESITRLYDLDNLVEFYITPMPNYPSIE; translated from the exons ATGGCGGACGCATCGTCTTCCGATACTACCTCAGATTGTTGCAATGAATGGTTCTCTGATATTACTTCCGAAAAATCAGAGTACATTATAGTAGGCCAGAAACCGTGCCTGTCCCATCGTCGGAGTAAAAGACATTTCTTACAGAAGCTATTTTTACGAGAG atcAGAGGTTGTTTATCGGCGCACAATTATGCTTCAGAAGAAAGACTGTTCGCTACTGTACCTTCCTGGCGACATTTACCTCTCCTACACGTAATCCCAAAGTCGGCGTTAGAAGCAGG ACACATTGTAATGGGATTGACACAGTGTGGTCagtttttacttacatatacatatactatGGATATGAGTGGCAATACTTCCTTGTATAAATACTTGTTACATTGGTGGGCTTTTACTCCGAACCATGTCGCACGTAAGGTAGCAGAGGTGACACTTTTTGGTAACTACACTATCTACAGAGAACTTAGTATAGTTATATCTCAATGGCCAATGGAAAGAAGTAAATTAGTAATACACGGTCTTTG tACAAACTGGTTGCACCTACAACCTACAGACAGAGCGTATTTAACGATAACCACTGTACCTTCTCTTGAAAATTGTAAAGATTGCTTAAAGGTTGCAGCATCTTACGAAGAAGAGGGTGAAG agTTAGCAGCAAATTGGGACGGTTGTGTACGGTGTAACTGTCTTCAACATGGGCTTACCGTTCATACCACTTATGAAGTAATTTCCCCATATCCTAGGTTTCGAGCTACTGTCTGTTTGAATTATTGGAATCATGTGGTAGTTAACACAGGAAACTTTTTACATGTACTCAGGGTAGACTTGGACATTCCAAAATCTAAAAACCAGAAGGCTTGTGATAAACAGGACACTGTCGTTACCGATACAGTGCCGTTAGACATGAGCGATGTCGAGGAATTGGATTACACGAAAGTGGTGGAACGTTACGTATGTTCGGACGAGAAATTATGTACACCCGAGTGCGCGATCCAGTCCCCGATAATCGAACATGATTATCTAGAAGAAccaattaaattaaacgatAGGTTAAATCGTGATTCATTAAATACCtcaataattaatcaaagcGATTGTGTCTGTGATATAAATAAGTCTGCCGACCCTCTGACCGTTAAATCGTGCGAGTGTATGGACGTTAGCGAATGTAAATGTAGGACTGCGAGCCCGGTATCGCGAACCGAGCAACAAGCAATATCAGTTAGGGACAAAATTTTACAAGATTTCTGCGAGGACATGTCTCAAGAACTGAACATCGGTAGCGATTTAATTACGTTAGTGAAACATCCGTCGTGTTCACCAAGATCTACACCGCAAAGGCTTCCCTCTGATCTCAAAGCGATGACAACATGGTCCTCGCCGATTCTCACACCGCCCTCGGACATTCTGAAAACCCGAAATTCCGAGTCTAGTCAGAAGAGTATACGTACTTTTCAACGTTCAACTTCCCCTCAACCCGGTGCTTCGGAGGATAACAATGTAACTTCCGTTAATTCTCCCCTTCATTCGGTCTCCGTGAGTCCATCGTCCTCTTCGCGTTTGATGTCACCGCCTGTAACACGGTCCTTTCGACACCCGAGCCCGAGGAAACGATCCAGCTTACACTCACCTCCGCCCATCGTGAATTCGACGCAGTCGAGGACGAGACCGACGCATAAACTCATCCTCGAAGCGGAGAAAGCGTACGAGTTCACGGACGAGGCGCAGGAAACTTGCGAGAAGCTAAGTTCGTTCAGGAAACGAAGACTCGCCGACAAGAAGTACGAGTTCTGCGACGAAACGGAGGACGCGGAGAACATAGTTCCTTTCAAACATATACGGGATCAATTCAAACACCGTGGCTGTTCGATACACCAGATACCATCGTCGCCGACGATGTCGCCTGCCCTTACCAATGGTAAAAAACATTGGGTGGATTCTGATCAAAGTGAGACGGATGATTTGAATATGAGTCAAGATCAAAATGGAGTCAACGATATGACAACTGTTGATTcaa CTGAAAAGAATGTGTTACGACCATTGAATCAGAACCAGCTGCCTAATGGGGGTATCAGCAGAGAACGTTCTGGGAAACACTGCTTCAATTCCTCTCCATTGGttccaaaaataaatttacaatatccCACCATTAAATGCACCGCACACTTCAAGAGAAGTTACATAGAACTTGACGATGAAATGATATCAGTTATCACAGATGTTGAAG ATGAAGAAACAGGAGGATATGTAAGTTATCAGTGCGTGCTTCCTATGCATGTCCACGGATCTGGATACGTCCAAATGCAAATGATCAGCAACAGTAAAGCTGAAAAATTG ATAGTACCTTGCGTATCGATCAATCAGTTGAGCTTCGATATCGAAACATTTTCTCATCACATAGCTGACTGGATTTGTATGAGATTTAAAAAGAGATACTGGCACTGTAGCGACTACGACATTGAAATAATAGACGTATGCGCGCTAAGCGGTGATATTATTTGTTTGTTAATTATGAAGATTCAAGCTAGcgaaattaataatcaaacaCAGTG TTCCCAAGAGAGGAAGCAGTACGAAGTAGGATGTAAATTTACATGGAATATTGATACAAGCCAGTATAGAATAACGGACGTGTTACCAATGGAGGAGGTGAAACCAGAATCGTGGAAACCGAACTGTATAGACGTTCCAAACTTTCGTACCCCTTTGTGGAATCCAACTCGACGTCTAGCACCGAAATTAAGAGAGAAAATTCAACAACCGTACGCGCATACAGTGCGATTTTTACATAATGAAATGACACTGATGG GCGAATCTATAACTAGACTGTACGATTTGGATAATTTAGTTGAATTTTACATAACACCAATGCCAAATTACCCTTCGATCGAATGA
- the LOC114880459 gene encoding sorting nexin-30-like isoform X3, whose protein sequence is MMTSSETDVEKLGENNAEDTAILEIASPSVDSFSTLPEQEISDFQADSRDLQVKVDNPQKHLETLETYITFRITTKSTRPEFDEGEYVVRRRYNDFIWLRQKLVDSYPTHIIPPMPGKHTLLAQLDRYSKEFIIARMKLLHIFLNRVVNHPILSCDKNLHIFLTSKPAEFLIHRKNRGNVLVKMTDSLQNIASTYTMKQRHFEFEQIREYCTALSEKLATIDKINHRIQKDRQDYLLELHQLHPIFTLWATSEPELAPILLAIAKAIECNAVAHQKLLENVPNEEREYISYIDAVKGALSRRDSMQIEYEMTIEDLAKKRVEKDQQLMGIVSGNLSTQNWGGSLWKAESRDEKLERLGQAIPRLAKQAELLQDRVECANENLRSDLQRWNVEKQMDLKNMLIAMADRQIRHYQQCMNAWEETLAGLKLDGTGDVNVGSSIKIPI, encoded by the exons ATGATGACTTCGTCGGAAACTGATGTAGAAAAGCTGGGTGAAAACAATGCGGAAGATACGGCAATTTTAGAA aTAGCATCTCCTTCTGTCGATAGTTTCTCAACTTTACCAGAACAAGAGATATCAGATTTTCAGGCAGATTCTAGGGACTTACAGGTGAAAGTAGATAATCCTCAGAAGCATCTAGAAACTCTTGAAACTTATATCACTTTTCGTATAACAACAAAG TCCACGCGACCAGAGTTTGACGAGGGAGAATACGTTGTCAGAAGACGGTACAATGATTTCATATGGCTAAGGCAAAAATTAGTGGATTCGTATCCGACTCATATCATACCA CCTATGCCTGGGAAGCATACATTACTTGCGCAATTAGATCGTTATTCCAAAGAATTTATCATAGCACGCATGAAATTGTTACATATATTTCTGAACAGAGTTGTAAATCATCCTATTCTTAGCTGCGACAAAAATTTACACATTTTCTTGACATCTAAACCTGCT gaATTTCTCATACATCGTAAAAATCGTGGAAACGTTCTTGTAAAAATGACGGACTCCTTGCAAAATATTGCAAGCACATATACTATGAAGCAACGTCATTTCGAGTTCGAGCAAATTCGGGAATATTGTACGGCTCTTAGCGAAAAGTTAGCGACtatagataaaataaatcatcGTATACAAAAAGACAGGCAAG ATTATTTACTTGAATTGCATCAGCTGCATCCAATATTCACATTGTGGGCGACTTCTGAACCAGAATTAGCCCCAATTTTGTTGGCAATCGCTAAAGCGATTGAATGTAACGCGGTAGCTCATCAAAAGCTTCTAGAAAATGTACCGAACGAAGAGCGAGAATACATTTCGTACATAGATGCGGTGAAAGGTGCTCTGTCTCGACGCGACTCGATGCAAATCGAGTACGAAATGACGATCGAAGACCTCGCGAAGAAACGAGTCGAAAAGGATCAG CAGCTAATGGGTATCGTAAGTGGAAACCTGTCGACGCAAAACTGGGGTGGATCACTTTGGAAAGCGGAGTCGCGCGATGAGAAATTAGAAAGACTGGGACAAGCGATTCCGCGATTAGCGAAGCAAGCGGAATTGTTGCAAGATCGCGTGGAATGCGCGAATGAAAATTTGCGGAGCGATTTGCAAAGATGGAACGTCGAGAAACAAATGGATTTGAAGAATATGTTGATCGCGATGGCGGATCGACAGATACGGCATTACCAACAATGCATGAACGCGTGGGAGGAAACACTGGCTGGTTTGAAGTTGGATGGAACAGGTGACGTGAACGTAGGATCCTCGATCAAGATACCAATTTGA
- the LOC114880459 gene encoding sorting nexin-30-like isoform X2, with protein MMTSSETDVEKLGENNAEDTAILEVSTMAVGGVIKQESRDTDFLSNCSTSVEGSVIASPSVDSFSTLPEQEISDFQADSRDLQVKVDNPQKHLETLETYITFRITTKSTRPEFDEGEYVVRRRYNDFIWLRQKLVDSYPTHIIPPMPGKHTLLAQLDRYSKEFIIARMKLLHIFLNRVVNHPILSCDKNLHIFLTSKPAEFLIHRKNRGNVLVKMTDSLQNIASTYTMKQRHFEFEQIREYCTALSEKLATIDKINHRIQKDRQDYLLELHQLHPIFTLWATSEPELAPILLAIAKAIECNAVAHQKLLENVPNEEREYISYIDAVKGALSRRDSMQIEYEMTIEDLAKKRVEKDQLMGIVSGNLSTQNWGGSLWKAESRDEKLERLGQAIPRLAKQAELLQDRVECANENLRSDLQRWNVEKQMDLKNMLIAMADRQIRHYQQCMNAWEETLAGLKLDGTGDVNVGSSIKIPI; from the exons ATGATGACTTCGTCGGAAACTGATGTAGAAAAGCTGGGTGAAAACAATGCGGAAGATACGGCAATTTTAGAAGTAAGCACAATGGCAGTCGGCGGTGTTATTAAGCAGGAAAGCCGCGATACGGATTTTCTTTCGAACTGTAGTACGTCTGTCGAAGGTTCTGTG aTAGCATCTCCTTCTGTCGATAGTTTCTCAACTTTACCAGAACAAGAGATATCAGATTTTCAGGCAGATTCTAGGGACTTACAGGTGAAAGTAGATAATCCTCAGAAGCATCTAGAAACTCTTGAAACTTATATCACTTTTCGTATAACAACAAAG TCCACGCGACCAGAGTTTGACGAGGGAGAATACGTTGTCAGAAGACGGTACAATGATTTCATATGGCTAAGGCAAAAATTAGTGGATTCGTATCCGACTCATATCATACCA CCTATGCCTGGGAAGCATACATTACTTGCGCAATTAGATCGTTATTCCAAAGAATTTATCATAGCACGCATGAAATTGTTACATATATTTCTGAACAGAGTTGTAAATCATCCTATTCTTAGCTGCGACAAAAATTTACACATTTTCTTGACATCTAAACCTGCT gaATTTCTCATACATCGTAAAAATCGTGGAAACGTTCTTGTAAAAATGACGGACTCCTTGCAAAATATTGCAAGCACATATACTATGAAGCAACGTCATTTCGAGTTCGAGCAAATTCGGGAATATTGTACGGCTCTTAGCGAAAAGTTAGCGACtatagataaaataaatcatcGTATACAAAAAGACAGGCAAG ATTATTTACTTGAATTGCATCAGCTGCATCCAATATTCACATTGTGGGCGACTTCTGAACCAGAATTAGCCCCAATTTTGTTGGCAATCGCTAAAGCGATTGAATGTAACGCGGTAGCTCATCAAAAGCTTCTAGAAAATGTACCGAACGAAGAGCGAGAATACATTTCGTACATAGATGCGGTGAAAGGTGCTCTGTCTCGACGCGACTCGATGCAAATCGAGTACGAAATGACGATCGAAGACCTCGCGAAGAAACGAGTCGAAAAGGATCAG CTAATGGGTATCGTAAGTGGAAACCTGTCGACGCAAAACTGGGGTGGATCACTTTGGAAAGCGGAGTCGCGCGATGAGAAATTAGAAAGACTGGGACAAGCGATTCCGCGATTAGCGAAGCAAGCGGAATTGTTGCAAGATCGCGTGGAATGCGCGAATGAAAATTTGCGGAGCGATTTGCAAAGATGGAACGTCGAGAAACAAATGGATTTGAAGAATATGTTGATCGCGATGGCGGATCGACAGATACGGCATTACCAACAATGCATGAACGCGTGGGAGGAAACACTGGCTGGTTTGAAGTTGGATGGAACAGGTGACGTGAACGTAGGATCCTCGATCAAGATACCAATTTGA
- the LOC114880459 gene encoding sorting nexin-30-like isoform X1 encodes MMTSSETDVEKLGENNAEDTAILEVSTMAVGGVIKQESRDTDFLSNCSTSVEGSVIASPSVDSFSTLPEQEISDFQADSRDLQVKVDNPQKHLETLETYITFRITTKSTRPEFDEGEYVVRRRYNDFIWLRQKLVDSYPTHIIPPMPGKHTLLAQLDRYSKEFIIARMKLLHIFLNRVVNHPILSCDKNLHIFLTSKPAEFLIHRKNRGNVLVKMTDSLQNIASTYTMKQRHFEFEQIREYCTALSEKLATIDKINHRIQKDRQDYLLELHQLHPIFTLWATSEPELAPILLAIAKAIECNAVAHQKLLENVPNEEREYISYIDAVKGALSRRDSMQIEYEMTIEDLAKKRVEKDQQLMGIVSGNLSTQNWGGSLWKAESRDEKLERLGQAIPRLAKQAELLQDRVECANENLRSDLQRWNVEKQMDLKNMLIAMADRQIRHYQQCMNAWEETLAGLKLDGTGDVNVGSSIKIPI; translated from the exons ATGATGACTTCGTCGGAAACTGATGTAGAAAAGCTGGGTGAAAACAATGCGGAAGATACGGCAATTTTAGAAGTAAGCACAATGGCAGTCGGCGGTGTTATTAAGCAGGAAAGCCGCGATACGGATTTTCTTTCGAACTGTAGTACGTCTGTCGAAGGTTCTGTG aTAGCATCTCCTTCTGTCGATAGTTTCTCAACTTTACCAGAACAAGAGATATCAGATTTTCAGGCAGATTCTAGGGACTTACAGGTGAAAGTAGATAATCCTCAGAAGCATCTAGAAACTCTTGAAACTTATATCACTTTTCGTATAACAACAAAG TCCACGCGACCAGAGTTTGACGAGGGAGAATACGTTGTCAGAAGACGGTACAATGATTTCATATGGCTAAGGCAAAAATTAGTGGATTCGTATCCGACTCATATCATACCA CCTATGCCTGGGAAGCATACATTACTTGCGCAATTAGATCGTTATTCCAAAGAATTTATCATAGCACGCATGAAATTGTTACATATATTTCTGAACAGAGTTGTAAATCATCCTATTCTTAGCTGCGACAAAAATTTACACATTTTCTTGACATCTAAACCTGCT gaATTTCTCATACATCGTAAAAATCGTGGAAACGTTCTTGTAAAAATGACGGACTCCTTGCAAAATATTGCAAGCACATATACTATGAAGCAACGTCATTTCGAGTTCGAGCAAATTCGGGAATATTGTACGGCTCTTAGCGAAAAGTTAGCGACtatagataaaataaatcatcGTATACAAAAAGACAGGCAAG ATTATTTACTTGAATTGCATCAGCTGCATCCAATATTCACATTGTGGGCGACTTCTGAACCAGAATTAGCCCCAATTTTGTTGGCAATCGCTAAAGCGATTGAATGTAACGCGGTAGCTCATCAAAAGCTTCTAGAAAATGTACCGAACGAAGAGCGAGAATACATTTCGTACATAGATGCGGTGAAAGGTGCTCTGTCTCGACGCGACTCGATGCAAATCGAGTACGAAATGACGATCGAAGACCTCGCGAAGAAACGAGTCGAAAAGGATCAG CAGCTAATGGGTATCGTAAGTGGAAACCTGTCGACGCAAAACTGGGGTGGATCACTTTGGAAAGCGGAGTCGCGCGATGAGAAATTAGAAAGACTGGGACAAGCGATTCCGCGATTAGCGAAGCAAGCGGAATTGTTGCAAGATCGCGTGGAATGCGCGAATGAAAATTTGCGGAGCGATTTGCAAAGATGGAACGTCGAGAAACAAATGGATTTGAAGAATATGTTGATCGCGATGGCGGATCGACAGATACGGCATTACCAACAATGCATGAACGCGTGGGAGGAAACACTGGCTGGTTTGAAGTTGGATGGAACAGGTGACGTGAACGTAGGATCCTCGATCAAGATACCAATTTGA